In Mus caroli chromosome 9, CAROLI_EIJ_v1.1, whole genome shotgun sequence, a single window of DNA contains:
- the LOC110302434 gene encoding IQ domain-containing protein F2-like has translation MAGKGPYQKKIVKNKKKAAIQVQAWWRGTLVRRALLHAALRAWVIQRWWRLTLRRILEKKRRKALIDFSNVERAVVTLQSLVRMWRIHWRYCQVLSAIYTIQGHWKYHNCQACSLLRGHCVITTTHLQFHIEIIDH, from the coding sequence aaaaaaatagtgaaaaacaagaaaaaagcagCCATTCAGGTGCAGGCCTGGTGGCGTGGGACCCTGGTGCGCAGGGCGCTGCTGCACGCAGCCCTCAGAGCCTGGGTCATTCAGCGCTGGTGGCGGCTGACGCTCAGAAGGATCCTGGAGAAGAAACGGAGGAAAGCATTGATCGATTTCTCAAACGTGGAGAGAGCGGTGGTGACGCTCCAGTCTCTGGTTCGGATGTGGCGTATCCACTGGCGCTACTGCCAGGTCCTCAGTGCTATCTACACCATCCAGGGCCACTGGAAATACCACAACTGCCAGGCATGCTCGCTCCTGCGGGGTCACTGTGTGATCACCACCACTCACCTGCAGTTCCATATTGAGATCATTGACCACTGA